In Thauera sp. JM12B12, one DNA window encodes the following:
- a CDS encoding LysR substrate-binding domain-containing protein, with product MELRHLRYFVAVAEELNFTRAAARLHIGQPPLSMQIRDLEGEMGVRLFERTQRRVALTPAGKCFLDHARRILAGVGEAVAEAQRAARGESGELRVGFTSSLPFTDLLPDALHAYRRRYPAVRLQLREMFTPEQFGALARGELDVGFVRLQAGRAPDGIVLREVARNPLRVVVNAGHRLAAGGAVSIADLRDEDFISFPDDVGTDLPAVLRALCRQAGFEPRIVQTAREATTQIGLVAAGLGIALLPAPLETVRMARVRYLALSDAEAQFRLAVATAAGPVGPLLGGFLDVIEALAKAG from the coding sequence ATGGAGCTGCGACATCTGCGCTACTTCGTCGCCGTGGCCGAGGAGCTGAACTTCACCCGCGCGGCGGCGCGGCTGCACATCGGCCAGCCGCCGCTGTCGATGCAGATCCGCGACCTGGAGGGCGAGATGGGCGTGCGCCTGTTCGAGCGCACCCAGCGCCGCGTCGCCCTGACGCCAGCGGGGAAGTGCTTCCTCGACCATGCCCGCCGCATTCTCGCCGGCGTGGGCGAGGCGGTCGCCGAGGCCCAGCGCGCCGCGCGCGGGGAGTCGGGCGAGCTGCGGGTGGGCTTCACCTCGTCGCTGCCCTTCACCGACCTGCTGCCCGACGCGCTGCACGCCTACCGCCGGCGCTACCCGGCGGTGCGCCTGCAACTGCGCGAGATGTTCACGCCGGAGCAGTTCGGCGCGCTCGCGCGCGGCGAACTCGACGTCGGCTTCGTGCGTCTGCAGGCCGGGCGCGCGCCGGACGGCATCGTGCTGCGCGAGGTGGCGCGCAATCCCTTGCGGGTGGTGGTGAATGCGGGGCATCGGCTGGCGGCGGGCGGGGCGGTGTCGATTGCCGATCTGCGCGATGAGGACTTCATCAGCTTCCCCGACGATGTCGGCACCGACCTGCCGGCGGTGCTGCGTGCGCTCTGCCGGCAGGCCGGCTTCGAGCCGCGCATCGTGCAGACGGCGCGCGAGGCGACGACGCAGATCGGCCTCGTGGCGGCCGGCCTGGGCATCGCGCTGCTGCCGGCGCCGCTCGAGACCGTGCGCATGGCGCGGGTGCGTTACCTGGCGCTGAGCGATGCGGAGGCGCAGTTCCGCCTTGCGGTGGCGACCGCGGCCGGACCGGTCGGGCCCCTGCTCGGCGGCTTTCTGGACGTCATCGAGGCGCTCGCAAAGGCGGGTTGA
- a CDS encoding LLM class flavin-dependent oxidoreductase, which produces MSQPALPEAPVPLSVLDLAPITAGSTPADALRNTRELAQLADRCGYTRYWLAEHHNMTGIASAATAVVIAHVAGATERIRVGAGGIMLPNHAPLVIAEQFGTLESLFPGRIDLGLGRAPGTDQHTARALRRHLAGSDDSFPQDVLELQSYFRPAQPNQAVRAVPGAGLNVPIWLLGSSLYSAEFAAHLGLPFAFASHFAPRFLFKAIELYRSRFQPSEQLDKPYVAVAANVIAADTDAEAQHLLGSLRLRFAAMARGVRGQLQPPEAFVEADWSPAELAFADESLACSAVGSPNEARRQLESLIAQTGADELILTAQIFDHAARLKSFALVAEAWGLPALTPAGQNSAAAPA; this is translated from the coding sequence ATGTCCCAGCCTGCCCTCCCCGAAGCACCCGTCCCGCTCTCCGTGCTCGACCTCGCGCCGATCACCGCCGGCAGCACCCCCGCCGATGCACTGCGCAACACGCGCGAGCTCGCCCAGCTCGCAGACCGTTGCGGCTACACCCGCTACTGGCTGGCCGAGCACCACAACATGACCGGCATCGCCAGCGCCGCCACCGCGGTGGTAATCGCCCACGTGGCCGGCGCCACCGAGCGCATCCGCGTCGGCGCCGGCGGCATCATGCTGCCCAACCACGCGCCGCTGGTGATCGCCGAACAGTTCGGCACGCTCGAGTCCCTGTTCCCGGGCCGCATCGACCTCGGCCTCGGCCGCGCGCCGGGCACCGACCAGCACACCGCGCGCGCGCTGCGCCGCCACCTCGCCGGCAGTGACGACAGCTTCCCGCAGGACGTGCTCGAGCTGCAGTCCTACTTCCGCCCGGCGCAGCCCAATCAGGCTGTCCGCGCGGTGCCCGGCGCCGGGTTGAACGTGCCGATCTGGCTGCTCGGCTCCAGCCTGTACAGCGCCGAGTTCGCCGCCCACCTCGGCCTGCCCTTCGCCTTCGCCTCGCACTTCGCGCCACGCTTCCTGTTCAAGGCCATCGAGCTTTACCGCAGCCGCTTCCAGCCTTCGGAACAGCTCGACAAGCCCTATGTGGCGGTCGCCGCCAACGTGATCGCGGCCGACACGGACGCCGAGGCGCAGCACCTGCTGGGCTCGCTGCGCCTGCGCTTCGCTGCCATGGCGCGCGGCGTGCGCGGCCAGTTGCAGCCGCCTGAGGCCTTTGTCGAAGCCGACTGGTCGCCCGCCGAACTGGCCTTTGCCGACGAATCGCTGGCGTGCTCGGCGGTCGGCTCGCCGAACGAAGCGCGCCGACAACTCGAGAGCCTGATCGCGCAGACCGGCGCCGACGAACTCATCCTCACCGCACAGATCTTCGATCACGCCGCGCGGCTCAAGTCGTTCGCGCTCGTGGCCGAGGCGTGGGGGCTCCCAGCCCTCACCCCTGCTGGTCAGAACTCGGCAGCCGCTCCAGCATGA
- a CDS encoding ABC transporter substrate-binding protein: MIRRTLMLAALTLAAQGAMAKDWDTIRFATEGAYPPFNTVDTSGAVAGLDVDVANALCEELKAKCVWVKQEWDGMIPALLSRKFDAISASMSITEERKKRVDFTDKYYATPLGLVAKKGSDLLPELNLLKGKRIGVQRGTVADSFATRFWAEQGVTVVRYARQEEAYLDLSAGRIDAAWADALVADGGFLKQPAGAGYEFAGGLYHGRNADEKGVIGEGVGIALRKQDTELKDKLNKALATIRANGKYDEIRKKYFDYDIYGE; encoded by the coding sequence ATGATCCGACGCACGCTGATGCTGGCCGCGCTGACGCTGGCTGCCCAGGGCGCGATGGCCAAGGACTGGGACACCATCCGCTTCGCCACCGAAGGCGCCTACCCCCCGTTCAACACTGTGGACACGAGCGGTGCGGTGGCGGGGCTGGACGTGGATGTCGCCAACGCGCTGTGCGAGGAGCTCAAGGCCAAGTGCGTGTGGGTCAAGCAGGAGTGGGACGGCATGATTCCTGCGCTGCTGAGCCGCAAGTTCGACGCCATCTCGGCCTCGATGTCGATCACCGAGGAGCGCAAGAAGCGGGTCGATTTCACCGACAAGTACTACGCCACCCCGCTGGGCCTGGTGGCAAAGAAGGGTAGCGACCTGCTGCCCGAGCTGAACCTGCTCAAGGGCAAGCGAATCGGCGTGCAGCGTGGCACCGTGGCCGACAGCTTCGCCACCCGCTTCTGGGCGGAGCAGGGCGTGACCGTGGTGCGCTACGCCCGCCAGGAAGAAGCCTACCTCGACCTGTCGGCGGGTCGCATCGATGCCGCCTGGGCCGACGCGCTGGTTGCCGACGGCGGCTTCCTGAAGCAGCCGGCTGGCGCGGGTTACGAGTTTGCCGGTGGTCTCTACCACGGTCGCAATGCGGACGAGAAGGGCGTGATCGGCGAGGGCGTGGGCATCGCGCTGCGCAAGCAGGACACCGAGCTCAAGGACAAGCTGAACAAGGCGCTGGCCACCATCCGCGCCAACGGCAAGTACGACGAGATCCGCAAGAAGTACTTCGACTACGACATCTACGGCGAGTGA
- a CDS encoding MFS transporter, with amino-acid sequence MFIGGFATFALVYCTQPLLPLLASEFGVSAASASLSVSATTAGLALMLIPGSVLADRLGRQQLMKLALAIAAVLALATAFAPDFLSLLVLRALLGAVLAGLPAAAMAYIGEEVAPMAQARAMGLYIAGNALGGMSGRFVGALITDASSWRTALAVIGVFGLASAVVFWRRLPASRHFVPRAATPARIFRDALAIYRDPGLPWLFLIAFLAMGAFVGLYNFLGFRLLEQPYALGQSAIGAIFLLYLVGTWASALSGRLAERHGRQTSTWKMVAVMGAGLALTLAQPLWLIIAGVGVFTFGFFAAHALASGWVGRRAGERRALASALYLSSYYLGASVIGSLAGTAWTAGHWSGLSALLGACVLGTGAVALWLRRLPT; translated from the coding sequence ATGTTCATCGGCGGCTTCGCCACCTTCGCGCTCGTCTATTGCACCCAGCCCCTGCTGCCGCTGCTCGCATCCGAGTTCGGCGTCAGCGCGGCGAGCGCCAGTCTGAGCGTGTCGGCCACCACCGCCGGGCTCGCACTGATGCTGATTCCGGGCAGCGTGCTCGCCGACCGCCTCGGCCGCCAGCAACTGATGAAGTTGGCGCTCGCCATCGCCGCCGTGCTCGCGCTCGCCACCGCCTTCGCCCCGGACTTCCTGTCATTGCTGGTGCTGCGTGCCCTGCTCGGCGCGGTGCTCGCCGGGCTGCCCGCGGCAGCCATGGCCTACATCGGCGAGGAGGTCGCCCCCATGGCCCAGGCGCGCGCGATGGGGCTCTATATCGCCGGCAACGCGCTCGGGGGGATGAGCGGGCGCTTCGTCGGCGCCCTCATCACCGACGCGAGCTCGTGGCGCACCGCGCTCGCGGTCATCGGCGTGTTCGGGCTGGCGTCGGCGGTGGTGTTCTGGCGCCGGCTGCCGGCCTCGCGCCACTTCGTGCCGCGCGCGGCCACGCCGGCACGCATCTTCCGTGACGCGCTGGCGATCTATCGCGACCCCGGCCTGCCGTGGCTGTTCCTTATCGCCTTCCTAGCCATGGGCGCCTTCGTCGGGCTCTACAACTTCCTCGGCTTCCGCCTGCTCGAGCAGCCGTATGCGCTCGGCCAGAGCGCGATCGGGGCGATCTTCCTGCTCTACCTGGTCGGCACCTGGGCCTCGGCGCTCAGCGGCCGGCTGGCCGAACGCCACGGACGGCAGACATCGACCTGGAAGATGGTGGCGGTGATGGGTGCCGGCCTGGCGCTGACGCTGGCGCAGCCGCTGTGGCTGATCATCGCTGGCGTGGGCGTGTTCACCTTTGGCTTCTTCGCCGCCCATGCGCTCGCCAGCGGCTGGGTGGGGCGGCGGGCGGGCGAGCGGCGGGCGCTCGCCTCGGCGCTCTATTTGTCGAGCTACTACCTCGGCGCCAGCGTCATCGGCAGTCTGGCCGGCACCGCGTGGACCGCCGGACACTGGAGCGGGCTGTCGGCGCTGCTCGGCGCCTGCGTGCTCGGGACCGGCGCGGTCGCGCTCTGGCTGCGCCGCCTGCCTACTTGA
- a CDS encoding GntR family transcriptional regulator: MSHESPTFSPLYRQIKALILQALESGEWRPGQAIPSEQELASRFSVSQGTVRKAIDEMAAENLLVRKQGKGTYVASHNDPRALFRFLRLVPIDGDLSPPQSIPLDCWRAKAGQEASRMLGIEPGAPIIIVRRLLRFSNRPVVIDEIYLPGEVFQGLTAETLQGWHGSLYSLFESRFGVRMIRAQERIRAVAADRNASEALKLPEGTPLLSVERVTYTYGDRPVEWRRGLYSTAEHFYLNELS; this comes from the coding sequence ATGTCGCATGAATCGCCCACCTTCAGCCCGCTCTATCGCCAGATCAAGGCCTTGATTCTTCAGGCGCTTGAGTCTGGCGAATGGCGTCCCGGGCAGGCGATCCCGAGCGAGCAGGAACTCGCTTCGCGGTTCAGCGTTTCCCAGGGCACGGTGCGCAAGGCGATCGACGAGATGGCGGCCGAGAACCTGCTCGTGCGCAAGCAGGGCAAAGGCACCTACGTCGCCTCGCACAACGACCCGCGCGCGCTATTCCGCTTCCTCCGGCTGGTGCCGATCGATGGGGACCTGTCGCCGCCGCAGAGCATACCGCTCGACTGCTGGCGCGCAAAGGCCGGGCAGGAAGCCTCGCGCATGCTCGGCATCGAGCCCGGCGCGCCGATCATCATCGTGCGTCGCCTTCTCAGATTCTCGAACAGGCCGGTCGTGATCGACGAGATCTACCTGCCCGGCGAGGTCTTCCAGGGGCTGACCGCGGAGACGCTGCAAGGCTGGCACGGGTCGCTCTACAGTCTTTTCGAGAGTCGCTTCGGTGTGCGCATGATCCGCGCCCAGGAACGCATCCGTGCGGTCGCGGCGGACCGCAACGCGAGCGAGGCGCTCAAGCTCCCCGAGGGGACGCCGCTGCTGTCGGTCGAGCGCGTCACGTACACGTACGGAGACAGGCCGGTCGAATGGCGGCGGGGGTTGTACTCGACCGCCGAGCATTTTTATCTGAATGAGTTGAGTTGA
- a CDS encoding ABC transporter permease translates to MLHGYLPSILDGAWVTLRVAVFSLLLALVLGLIGASSRLSPNPLLRLPATVYTTVVRGIPDLVMMLLIFYGGQVGINVITDALGLEYVDVNPFVAGVVTLGFIFGAYFTETFRGAFMAVPAGQLEAGRAYGMSRWQVFHRILFPQMLRHALPGLGNNWQVMQKSTALVSIIGLSDITWLADQAGRTTHEPFLFYAVVCVFYLLLTALSGLVFGWLERRYSVGVRRAAA, encoded by the coding sequence ATGCTCCACGGTTATCTTCCTTCCATTCTCGACGGCGCCTGGGTGACCTTGCGCGTGGCGGTGTTCTCGCTGCTGCTCGCGCTCGTGCTCGGGCTGATCGGCGCCTCGTCGCGGCTGTCGCCGAATCCGCTGCTGAGACTGCCCGCCACCGTCTACACGACGGTCGTGCGCGGCATTCCCGACCTGGTGATGATGCTGCTGATCTTCTACGGCGGTCAGGTCGGCATCAACGTGATCACCGACGCGCTCGGCCTGGAGTATGTCGACGTCAACCCCTTCGTCGCCGGTGTGGTGACGCTCGGCTTCATCTTCGGGGCCTATTTCACCGAGACCTTCCGCGGCGCCTTCATGGCGGTGCCGGCGGGGCAGCTCGAGGCCGGGCGGGCCTACGGCATGAGCCGCTGGCAGGTGTTCCACCGCATCCTGTTCCCGCAGATGCTGCGCCATGCCTTGCCCGGCCTGGGCAACAACTGGCAGGTCATGCAGAAGAGCACCGCGCTGGTGTCGATCATCGGCCTCTCGGACATCACCTGGCTCGCCGATCAGGCCGGCCGCACGACGCACGAGCCCTTCCTGTTCTACGCCGTGGTGTGCGTGTTCTACCTGCTGCTGACGGCGTTGTCCGGGCTGGTCTTCGGCTGGCTCGAGCGGCGCTACTCGGTGGGCGTGCGGAGGGCGGCGGCATGA
- a CDS encoding ABC transporter permease produces MIEWSLFAESWPAYLDGLWLTVKLTVLSLIAGLVLAIPLAVLRVSPNRWLSAPVWAYSYFFRGTPMLVQLLLMYYGLGQFEWIRAQWEAGNAFWLVFRDPYGCALVTFALNTGAYTTEIIAGALRAMPHGEIEAARACGMSRLTMLRRILLPGALRRALPAYSNEIIFMLHGTSIASTVTLIDLTGAARNAYSQFFAPFEAFIFAGLIYLGITFALVGLFRVAERRWLAHLQPRKPLRKAA; encoded by the coding sequence ATGATCGAGTGGAGCCTTTTCGCCGAAAGCTGGCCCGCCTACCTCGACGGGCTGTGGCTGACGGTGAAGCTCACCGTGCTGTCGCTGATCGCCGGCCTGGTGCTGGCGATCCCGCTCGCGGTGCTCCGTGTGTCGCCGAATCGCTGGCTTTCCGCACCGGTGTGGGCCTACAGCTATTTCTTCCGCGGCACGCCGATGCTGGTGCAGCTGCTGCTGATGTACTACGGCCTCGGGCAGTTCGAGTGGATCCGGGCGCAGTGGGAGGCAGGAAACGCCTTCTGGCTGGTCTTCCGCGACCCCTACGGCTGTGCGCTGGTCACCTTCGCGCTCAACACCGGCGCCTACACCACCGAGATCATCGCCGGCGCCCTGCGCGCGATGCCGCACGGCGAGATCGAAGCCGCGCGCGCCTGCGGCATGAGCCGCCTCACCATGCTGCGCCGCATCCTGCTGCCGGGTGCCCTGCGCCGCGCGCTGCCGGCCTACAGCAACGAGATCATCTTCATGCTGCATGGCACCTCGATCGCCTCGACCGTGACGCTGATCGACCTCACCGGGGCAGCGCGCAATGCCTACTCGCAGTTCTTCGCACCGTTCGAGGCCTTCATCTTTGCCGGTCTGATCTATCTCGGCATCACCTTCGCGCTGGTCGGCCTGTTCCGCGTCGCCGAGCGGCGCTGGCTCGCCCACCTGCAGCCGCGCAAGCCGCTGCGCAAGGCGGCGTGA
- a CDS encoding aldolase/citrate lyase family protein, whose product MSLHPAQVLFAGEKPFPALPAVDHYAGAEKLMMKALKLQQELGPVFDITCDCEDGARAGAEAEHAQMVVEVVNGAENHFGRVGARIHDITHPHWQRDLEILVGGAGHRLAFVTIPKVRSAADAAEQIRELRRVEAACSLARPLPVHVLIETHGALREAWEIAALDGVESLDFGLMDFVSGHHGAIPGSAMKSPGQFEHPLIVRAKADIAAAALANGVVPSHNVTTELQDVAVIRHNAERARREFGYLRMWSIHPNQILPIIAAMQPDFTEVEEASEILVSAQDAAWGPIQHKGRLHDRASYRYYWELLQRARNTGMELPEAARQRFFTPHPVA is encoded by the coding sequence ATGTCGCTTCACCCCGCCCAGGTCCTGTTCGCCGGCGAAAAGCCCTTCCCTGCCCTGCCCGCCGTCGACCACTACGCCGGCGCCGAGAAGCTGATGATGAAGGCGCTCAAGCTGCAGCAGGAGCTCGGTCCGGTGTTCGACATCACCTGCGACTGCGAGGACGGCGCGCGCGCCGGCGCCGAGGCCGAGCACGCGCAGATGGTGGTCGAGGTCGTCAATGGCGCCGAGAACCACTTCGGCCGCGTCGGCGCGCGCATCCACGACATCACCCATCCGCACTGGCAGCGCGACCTGGAGATCCTGGTCGGCGGCGCCGGACATCGCCTCGCCTTCGTGACCATCCCCAAGGTGCGCTCGGCAGCCGACGCGGCCGAGCAGATCCGCGAACTGCGCCGCGTCGAGGCCGCCTGCAGCCTGGCGCGTCCGCTGCCGGTTCACGTGCTGATCGAGACCCACGGCGCGCTGCGCGAGGCCTGGGAGATCGCCGCGCTCGACGGCGTGGAGTCGCTCGACTTCGGTCTGATGGATTTCGTCTCCGGCCACCACGGCGCCATCCCCGGCAGCGCGATGAAGAGCCCCGGACAGTTCGAGCACCCGCTGATCGTCCGCGCCAAGGCCGACATCGCCGCCGCGGCGCTCGCCAACGGCGTCGTGCCCTCGCACAACGTCACCACCGAGCTGCAGGACGTCGCGGTGATCCGCCACAACGCCGAGCGCGCCCGCCGCGAGTTCGGCTACCTGCGCATGTGGAGCATCCACCCCAACCAGATCCTGCCGATCATCGCCGCGATGCAGCCCGACTTCACCGAGGTCGAGGAAGCGTCCGAGATCCTCGTCTCCGCCCAGGACGCCGCCTGGGGACCGATCCAGCACAAGGGTCGCCTGCACGACCGCGCCTCGTATCGTTACTACTGGGAGCTGCTGCAGCGCGCGCGCAACACCGGCATGGAACTCCCGGAGGCGGCGCGGCAGCGCTTCTTCACGCCCCACCCGGTCGCCTGA
- a CDS encoding malate dehydrogenase: MSKAPMRVAVTGAAGQIGYSLLFRIASGEMLGKDQPVILQLLDLPQAQKAVKGVMMELEDCAFPLLAGMIATDDPNVAFKDADVCLLVGARPRGPGMERADLLTANGAIFTVQGKAIAENAKEDVRVLVVGNPCNTNAYIARAAAIKVGRTNPNNYHGMLRLDHNRALSQLAAKSGREVSSLKKMVVWGNHSPSMYADYRFCESNGDSVKALINDHAWNNDVFLPTVGKRGAAIIEARGLSSAASAANAAIDHVRDWVLGSNDWVTMGVPSDGSYGIPEGVVFGFPCECKDGQFKIIQGLEIDEYSKGKIAITLKELEDERAAVADMLK; this comes from the coding sequence ATGAGCAAAGCCCCCATGCGCGTCGCTGTCACCGGCGCCGCCGGCCAGATCGGCTACAGCCTGCTGTTCCGCATCGCCAGCGGTGAAATGCTGGGCAAGGACCAGCCCGTCATCCTGCAACTGCTCGACCTGCCCCAGGCTCAGAAGGCGGTGAAGGGCGTCATGATGGAGCTGGAGGACTGCGCCTTCCCGCTGCTGGCCGGCATGATCGCCACCGACGACCCCAACGTCGCCTTCAAGGACGCTGACGTCTGCCTGCTGGTCGGTGCCCGCCCGCGCGGCCCCGGCATGGAGCGTGCCGACCTGCTGACCGCCAACGGCGCCATCTTCACCGTCCAGGGCAAGGCCATCGCCGAGAACGCCAAGGAAGACGTGCGCGTGCTGGTCGTGGGCAACCCCTGCAACACCAACGCCTACATCGCCCGCGCCGCCGCCATCAAGGTCGGCCGCACCAACCCGAACAACTACCACGGCATGCTGCGCCTGGATCACAACCGCGCGCTGTCGCAGCTCGCCGCCAAGTCCGGCCGTGAAGTGTCGTCGCTGAAGAAGATGGTCGTGTGGGGCAACCACTCGCCCTCGATGTACGCCGACTACCGCTTCTGCGAGTCGAACGGCGACAGCGTCAAGGCGCTGATCAACGACCACGCCTGGAACAACGACGTGTTCCTGCCCACCGTCGGCAAGCGCGGTGCTGCCATCATCGAGGCCCGTGGCCTGTCCTCGGCCGCCTCGGCCGCCAACGCCGCCATCGACCACGTGCGTGACTGGGTGCTCGGCTCCAACGACTGGGTCACCATGGGCGTCCCGTCCGACGGCTCCTACGGCATCCCGGAAGGCGTCGTGTTCGGCTTCCCCTGCGAGTGCAAGGACGGCCAGTTCAAGATCATCCAGGGTCTGGAGATCGACGAGTACTCCAAGGGCAAGATCGCGATCACGCTCAAGGAACTCGAGGACGAGCGCGCGGCCGTGGCCGACATGCTGAAGTAA
- a CDS encoding DUF5610 domain-containing protein, which produces MNTTLPATSALASGAFQPAEAARQNSAAASRVQRQELPSEASLRKDLNVGILQASMAVSIRAGDESQALLLRTAIEGINEALAPTLGPDAIQNAMSQDNSAEATAGRIVSMSTAFFDAYAARRPDDDPETVLRDFMDVIRGGFEKGFGEARDILDGLGVFNGAVEADVTKTRELVLQGYERFMLERLPSSDQQG; this is translated from the coding sequence ATGAATACGACTTTGCCCGCCACTTCTGCCCTTGCCAGCGGCGCCTTCCAGCCCGCCGAGGCCGCGCGCCAGAACAGCGCCGCGGCCTCGCGCGTACAGCGTCAGGAGCTGCCCTCCGAGGCCTCCCTGCGCAAGGATCTGAACGTCGGCATCCTGCAGGCCTCGATGGCGGTGTCGATCCGCGCGGGCGACGAGTCTCAGGCCTTGCTGCTGCGCACCGCGATCGAGGGCATCAACGAGGCGCTCGCGCCGACCCTGGGCCCGGATGCCATCCAGAACGCGATGAGCCAGGACAACTCCGCCGAGGCCACCGCCGGGCGCATCGTGTCGATGTCGACGGCGTTCTTCGATGCCTACGCCGCACGCCGTCCCGACGACGATCCCGAGACCGTGCTGCGCGACTTCATGGATGTGATCCGCGGCGGTTTCGAGAAGGGGTTCGGCGAGGCGCGCGACATTCTCGACGGGCTCGGCGTCTTCAACGGCGCGGTCGAGGCCGACGTGACGAAGACGCGCGAGCTGGTGCTGCAGGGCTACGAGCGCTTCATGCTGGAGCGGCTGCCGAGTTCTGACCAGCAGGGGTGA
- a CDS encoding ABC transporter ATP-binding protein, with translation MTQLTVEDLHKRYGDHEVLKGVSLSAEAGDVITIIGSSGSGKSTFLRCINFLEQPDAGRISVVGEEIRLVPGKDGHLKVADARQLQRLRTRLAMVFQHFNLWAHMTVLENVVEAPVHVLGIPKKEARERAMAYLDKVGISRFRDSYPAHLSGGQQQRVAIARALAMEPAVLLFDEPTSALDPELVGEVLKVMRGLAEEGRTMVVVTHEMGFAREVSSQVMFLHQGQAEESGPPAQVFGQPKSERLRQFLSGNLK, from the coding sequence ATGACCCAGCTTACCGTCGAAGACCTGCACAAGCGCTACGGCGACCACGAGGTGCTGAAGGGCGTGTCGCTGTCGGCCGAGGCGGGCGACGTGATCACCATCATCGGTTCGTCCGGCTCGGGCAAGAGCACCTTCCTGCGCTGCATCAACTTCCTCGAGCAACCCGACGCCGGGCGCATCAGCGTCGTCGGCGAGGAGATCCGCCTGGTGCCGGGCAAGGACGGCCACCTGAAGGTGGCGGACGCCAGGCAGCTGCAGCGCCTGCGTACGCGGCTGGCGATGGTGTTCCAGCACTTCAACCTGTGGGCGCACATGACGGTGCTCGAGAACGTCGTCGAGGCACCGGTGCATGTGCTGGGCATACCGAAGAAGGAAGCGCGCGAGCGTGCGATGGCCTATCTCGACAAGGTCGGCATCAGCCGCTTCAGGGACAGCTATCCGGCCCACCTGTCGGGCGGCCAGCAGCAGCGCGTGGCGATCGCGCGCGCGCTGGCGATGGAGCCGGCGGTGCTGCTGTTCGACGAGCCGACCTCGGCGCTCGACCCGGAACTGGTGGGCGAGGTGCTGAAGGTGATGCGCGGCCTGGCCGAGGAGGGGCGCACCATGGTGGTGGTGACCCACGAGATGGGCTTCGCGCGCGAGGTGTCGAGCCAGGTGATGTTCCTGCACCAGGGCCAGGCGGAAGAGAGCGGGCCGCCGGCGCAGGTTTTCGGACAGCCGAAGAGCGAGCGCCTGCGTCAGTTCCTGTCCGGCAACCTCAAGTAG